The stretch of DNA TTCGGTCAAATGTTAATGGATTTCCGATTTCTTTCTCTAAAATATTTAGAAAATGAATAGGTTCTTGGACAGGACCAGGATAGTCACATATTGCTATTTGAAGAATTTCTGCTTTTTGATATATTGAATTTTCTATACCTTTTGCATTAATTATGTCAAGTAAGTTCTCTGATGAAATTATCATTAGTAAATTAATTTAAATAACCTCTTTAATGTTTTTTTGGATTGTTACCTAAGTTAAAAAAACATACCTAAAAATCTTACTCCGAATCCTTATTCAAATTCAATTCGCCTTTTCCATGAATAACAGTAGTTTTAGGCGCATCAAAATCGATTTTTGTTTTACGTAACTCAAAGTTTTGTCCTAAGTAAACACGTCTTACAACTTCGTCGGCGGCTAATTCTTCAGGTTTTCCAGCTTTTAAAATACCACCTTCAAACATTAAGTAGGTTTTATCAGTAATAGCTAAAGTTTCTTGTACGTTGTGGTCGGTAATTAAAATACCAATGTTTTTATTTTTTAACTGCGCTACAATTCTTTGAATGTCTTCCACCGCAACTGGGTCAACTCCAGCAAAAGGTTCGTCTAATAAAATAAATTTTGGGTCAGTTGCAAGCGCACGAGCAATTTCGGTACGTCTTCTTTCACCACCCGAAAGTAAATCACCTCGATTAGTACGAATGTGTTGCAATGCAAATTCATCAATTAACTCTTCCATTTTAGCTTCTTGTTCTGCTTTTGAAAGAGTTGTTAGTTGTAAAACACTCATAATATTGTCTTCAATACTTAGTTTTCTAAATACCGAAGCTTCTTGAGCTAGATAACCAATTCCGTGTTGTGCACGTTTGTACATCGGGAAATCAGTAATATTAGTATTGTCCAAATAAATGTTTCCACTATTTGGTTTTACTAAACCTACAATCATGTAAAAAGAAGTGGTTTTTCCAGCACCATTTGGACCTAGTAATCCCACAATTTCTCCTTGATTTACTTCAACAGAAATTCCTTTTACAACCGTACGTTTTTTGTAGGTTTTTATTAAGTTATCAGCTCTTAATTTCATTTTGATAATGTGTCAATTTGACGATTTGTCAATGTGTAAGTTTGTGTAAAAATAATAAATAATGTGTCAATTATTTGTTAATTATGCATTGGCATATTTTCATATTAACTCATTGGCTCATTTTCCAGTGCTTCCCAAAACTCGTATGCTCTTCTTAAATGAGGAATTACAATTGTACCACCAACTAAAGTAGCAATACTCATTGCTTCCATCATTTCTGTTTTTGTAATTCCGTTTTTGTAAACAGTTTCTAAATGATATTTAATGCAATCATCACATCTTAAAACCGCTGATGCAACTAAACCTAACAGTTCTTTAGTTTTTACATCTAGAGCACCTTCCATATAAGCATTGGTGTCTAAATTGAAAATTCTTTTAATTACTTTGTTATCATCGGCTAATAACTTTTCGTTCATTTTAGCGCGATAGTCGTTGAATTCTTTTACTAAATCACTCATAGCTTATTTTTTTACAATTTCTTTTGTTTGCAGTTCTTTTTTCACCACAGCCGCACTAATTAAAATACTGATTTCATATAAAATCATGATTGGTATGGCTACTACAATTTGACTCAAAATATCGGGAGGTGTAATAATTGCCGATAAAACAAGTACAATAATTAAAGTGTATTTTCGGTATTTTCTTAAAAATGAAGGTGTTACTAAACCTATTTTAGTTAAGAAATAAATGATGATTGGTAATTCAAAAAGTAAGCCTGATGCTACAGTTGAAGAACGCAATAAACTTATATAAGATGTTAAATCGATGTCGTTAAAAATTTGATTACTTACATTGTAATTAGCTAAGAAATTTACCGATAAAGGTGCAATTAAATAGTAACCAAATAAAACTCCAATAAAGAAAAGCATTGAGGCTACAAAGATGAACAATTTAGCATATTTTCTTTCTTTCTCATATAAAGCCGGACTAATAAATTTCCAAAATTCCCAAAGTATAATTGGGAAACCAATAATAAATCCTGCAGTAATTGAAGTCCACATATGAGCCGAAAACTGTCCGCCCATTTCACGACTTTGAATACGCATTGGAATTTCAGTCACACATAAGCTTTCATCTAAACCAAATCTTTGTGATAATTCACAAAACCATTTATAGGTAATGAAATCAGGATTTTTTGGACCAAAAATAATTTGATCGAAAATAAAATCACTAAAGAAAAACGCAATTGTAGCACAAACTAATACTGCAATTGTACTTCTTACTAATAACCATCTCAATTCTTCAAGATGATCTAAAAAAGACATTTCTCCTAAATTCTTAGCCATTATACAATTCCTTCTTTTAAAATATCGTGTAAATGTAATACGCCTTTGTACTCATCATTGTCAATAACCATTAACTGTGTAATAGAATTGTTTTCTAAAATGCTTAAAGCTTCAGAAACTAAAATGTCTGACGAAATGTTTTTAGGATTTTTAGTCATAATATCTTGTGCCGTTAAATGAGTAAATGAATCATTTGCATTTAACATTCTACGAATATCACCATCGGTAATAATTCCAATAACTTTGTTATTGTCAATAACTGCAGTAACTCCTAAACGTTTCTCAGAAATTTCCATAATCACCTTTTTGATAGAAGCATCTGGAGAAACTTGTGGTGTATGCGTTGTGTCTAACATATCGGCAACGCGTAGTAATAATTTTTTTCCTAACGCACCACCTGGATGATAGATAGCAAAATCTTCACTTTTAAATTGACGTAATTCCATTAATGCAACTGCTAAAGCGTCACCTAGAACTAATTGAGCAGTTGTGCTATTTGTTGGTGCCAAATTATTCGGACAAGCTTCTCGATCAACATGAGCATGCATAATATAGTGCGATTCTTTTCCAAGGAAAGAATTTCTATCTGAAGTCATGCCAATTAAAATGTTTCCAAAACGCTTTAACAATGGAACTAAAACTTTAATCTCCGGACTGTTACCACTTTTAGAAATACATATAATAATATCTTCAGGTTGAACCATTCCTAAATCGCCGTGAACTGCTTCGGCAGCATGTAAAAATAGCGATGGAGTTCCTGTTGAGTTTAAACTAGCTACAATTTTTTGAGCAATTATGGCACTTTTTCCTATTCCGGTAACAACTAATCTGCCTTTAGTTTCGTAGATTTTTAAAACGGCTTCGGCAAATTCTTCTGTTAAGTATTCGGTAAGTTGTAAGATGGCCTTACTCTCTTCAATTATAGTTTTTTTTGCGGTCTCTAAAATACTTGCAGTTGTGTTCAAAGTATATTGTAATTATTGTTTTGTTATTTTAAAGAATATTGTATCTTTATGTTTGCAAATTTAGGTAAAATCATATTAATAGCGAATGAAACCGAACGAAATTGATTTACACAAAGAATTAAAGAAATATTTCGGGTTTAACCAATTTAAAGGACTTCAAGAACAGGTAGTTAACAGTATAATTCACGGAAACAATACTTTTGTAATTATGCCTACAGGTGGTGGTAAATCATTATGTTACCAGTTGCCAGCTCTTGTCTTAGACGGAACAGCAATAGTTGTTTCGCCTCTAATTGCGTTGATGAAAAATCAAGTTGATGCAATACGAAGTTTAGGTTCAGAACTAGGAGTTGCTCATGTTTTAAACTCTTCTTTGACTAAAACAGAGATTAATCAAGTAAAAAAAGATATTTTAGATGGCGTTACAAAAATGCTTTATGTAGCACCAGAATCTTTAACAAAAGAAGAATATATTCAGTTTTTAAGAGACGTGAAAATTTCTTTTGTAGCTATCGACGAAGCACACTGTATTTCGGAATGGGGTCATGATTTTAGACCTGAATATAGAAATCTTAGAGGTATTATAAAACAACTAGCGGATGATATTCCAATTATTGGATTAACAGCAACTGCTACACCAAAAGTTCAAGAAGATATTTTGAAAAACTTAGACATGTCTGGAGCTAATGTTTTCAAAGCTTCTTTTAACCGACCAAATTTATTCTACGAAATACGTCCGAAAACTAAAAATGTTGAAGGCGATATTATTCGTTTCATCAAACAACATAAAGGAAAATCAGGTGTTATTTACTGTTTAAGTCGAAAAAAAGTAGAAGATATAGCGCAATTACTTCAAGTAAATGGAATTAGTGCTGTGCCATATCATGCTGGTTTAGATGCGAAAACAAGAGCAAAACACCAAGATATGTTCTTAATGGAAGATGTTGATGTTGTTGTTGCTACAATTGCTTTCGGAATGGGAATCGATAAACCAGATGTTCGTTATGTAATTCATCATGATATTCCTAAATCTTTAGAAAGTTATTACCAAGAAACGGGAAGAGCTGGAAGAGATGGAGGAGAAGGTCATTGTTTAGCCTATTATTCATACAAAGACATCGAAAAACTTGAAAAGTTCATGGCAGGAAAACCTGTTGCAGAACAAGAAATAGGTTATGCCTTATTACAAGAAGTTGTTGCTTATGCAGAAACTTCAATGTCGAGACGTAAATATTTATTACACTATTTTGGTGAAGAATTTGACGATGAAAATGGAGAAGGAGCCGATATGGATGACAATGTTCGTAATCCTAAGAAGAAAGTAGAAGCTCAAAATGAGGTTGTACTTCTTTTAAAAATGATTCGCGATACAAAAGAATTATTCAAATCTAAAGAAATTGTTTTTGCTTTATTAGGAAAAGTAAATGCTATTATAAAATCTCAAAAAGTCGATGCTAATCCTTTATTTGGAAAAGGAGAAAACCATGACGAACGTTTTTGGATGGCATTAATTCGCCAAGTATTAGTAGAAGGATTAATCAAGAAAGATATAGAATCTTACGGTGTTATAAAAGTAACTCCAAAAGGGCATGGTTTTATTGAAAAGCCTTATTCTTTCATGATGTCTGAAGATCATGAATACAGTGAAAATGAAGATGAAAACGTAGTTACAGCAGCAAAATCTAGTGGTGTAGCCGATGAAGCATTATTAAAAATGCTAATCGATTTGCGTAAAAATGTTGCCAAAAAAGAAGGCGTTCCGCCTTATGTAGTATTCCAAGAATTTTCTTTAGAAGATATGGCTTTAAAATACCCTGTAACTATTGATGAACTTTCAAATGTTCAAGGTGTTGGTGAAGGAAAAGCAAAAAAATATGGAAAAGCTTTTATAGAGTTAATTTCACGATATGTAGATGATAATGATATCATCCGCCCTGACGATTTAGTTGTAAAATCTACAGGAACTAATTCTGCATTAAAACTTTACATTATACAAAGTGTCGATAAGAAATTAGGCTTAGATGATATTGCAAAAGCAAAAGGTCTTACAATGGACGAATTGTTAAAAGCAATGGAGCAAATTGTGTATTCTGGTACAAAATTGAATATTAGCTATTGGATTGATGATATTTTAGACGAAGACCAACAAGAGGAAATTCACGATTACTTTATGGATTCTGAATCAGATAAAATAGAAGAAGCATTAAAAGAATTTGATGGAGATTATGATACAGAAGAGTTACGTTTAATGCGAATTAAATTCATAAGCGAAGTAGCCAATTAGACAATTAGGCAATGTGTCAATTATACAATTTAATATTAAACTATAAACAACTAACTATAAACTATTAACAATTAAAATTTTTATGTCAGAAAATCAAAATGTTTGGAAACCCACTGAAGAAGCTAAAAGTCAAGCAGGTCAGTTTCGTTTATTTGCAGGTTTATTATGGTTGGGAGCAATAGTTGCCCAAGTTTTTGCAATTCGTATGTTTCTTAGTGCTGTAAATGCTGGTGAATCTCCAGTAAATGCATGGGTAATTGGACTTATTGTTTTAGATTTAGTACTTGTTTTTACTGGTTCAGTTTTGTGGAAAAAGTCAAATCGCTTAGATCCACCTTCAGAGAAAAATAAATTCTTATTCTACATGCAAAATCAGTTAGGGGTAGTTATGGCATTTGTCGCTTTTTTACCTTTAATCATTTTTATTCTAACCAATAAAAAAGTAGACGGAAAAAGTAAAGCAATTTTAGGAAGTATTGCTGGTGTCGCACTTGTAATTGCTGGAATTGGAGGTTTTGAATCGAATATGGCATCTATAGAAAAATATACTGAAGAAACCAATATGGTGGAAGCTTTAACAGGAACTAATAATGTTTATTGGACATCTGCTGGAGGTAAATACCATTTATACGAAGATTGTTATCATATTAAAAATAGAGCTTCTGTTTCAAATGGAACTGTCGCTAATGCTAAAGAAACAAGAGGAATAACTGATTTGTGTGAAACGTGTAAAAAGCGTAAAATGAAAGAAGATGGAATGTCAGAAGAAACGCTTAATGAAAAATTAGACCAAATTAAAAATGGGTTAAATACAGAAAATACTCAAGAGTCAACTACAACTGAAGAAGAGCAAAAAGATGCAGCTTAATTAGTTGTCAGTTTTCAGTCACTGTTAACTATTTAAAAAAATATTTTGTCATTTCGAACGAAGTGAGAAATCTCATCAAAAAATTATGAGACTCCTCCTTTAGTCGGAGTGACATTTTTTTATGTATTTATTGATAAACTTCTCCACGATGAGGTTTTAAAGCGTCTCGAAAAGTCAACAAATCTTTTTCTTCAACAACAACATATGCAATAGCATACATATCATTTATTTCTGTAAACCCAGTTATTTGTAAAGGATAATTTTCTTTAATTAAAAATTCTTTTAAATGTATTTCATGATGCTCTGCAGTTTTTGATGCTGCAGCACCTCTAAAATCCCAAATCAGTTTTATTTTTCGCATTTCTCTAAGTTTCAAAGTAGCAAAGTTACGAAGCAATCTTATAAATAGTTATTTTTGCAACGAATTATCGAAGAACAAATAAACAAATAAAGATAAAATGCCACGCGAATTTCAATTTCAAGTTTCACCCGAAGTAGCTGCCAATGAAAGCATGCTCATTCAACATGTTGCCAAACTTTTTCAGGTGAATCCTAAAGAAATTCAAAAAGTAGACGTTTTAAAACGATCTATCGATGCACGTCAGCGTAGTATTAAGATGAATATTAAAGCCAATGTGTTTTTAGTTGGCGAGCCTTATACTGAAACA from Flavobacterium haoranii encodes:
- the lptB gene encoding LPS export ABC transporter ATP-binding protein, translated to MKLRADNLIKTYKKRTVVKGISVEVNQGEIVGLLGPNGAGKTTSFYMIVGLVKPNSGNIYLDNTNITDFPMYKRAQHGIGYLAQEASVFRKLSIEDNIMSVLQLTTLSKAEQEAKMEELIDEFALQHIRTNRGDLLSGGERRRTEIARALATDPKFILLDEPFAGVDPVAVEDIQRIVAQLKNKNIGILITDHNVQETLAITDKTYLMFEGGILKAGKPEELAADEVVRRVYLGQNFELRKTKIDFDAPKTTVIHGKGELNLNKDSE
- a CDS encoding carboxymuconolactone decarboxylase family protein, translating into MSDLVKEFNDYRAKMNEKLLADDNKVIKRIFNLDTNAYMEGALDVKTKELLGLVASAVLRCDDCIKYHLETVYKNGITKTEMMEAMSIATLVGGTIVIPHLRRAYEFWEALENEPMS
- the tatC gene encoding twin-arginine translocase subunit TatC, encoding MAKNLGEMSFLDHLEELRWLLVRSTIAVLVCATIAFFFSDFIFDQIIFGPKNPDFITYKWFCELSQRFGLDESLCVTEIPMRIQSREMGGQFSAHMWTSITAGFIIGFPIILWEFWKFISPALYEKERKYAKLFIFVASMLFFIGVLFGYYLIAPLSVNFLANYNVSNQIFNDIDLTSYISLLRSSTVASGLLFELPIIIYFLTKIGLVTPSFLRKYRKYTLIIVLVLSAIITPPDILSQIVVAIPIMILYEISILISAAVVKKELQTKEIVKK
- a CDS encoding KpsF/GutQ family sugar-phosphate isomerase — encoded protein: MNTTASILETAKKTIIEESKAILQLTEYLTEEFAEAVLKIYETKGRLVVTGIGKSAIIAQKIVASLNSTGTPSLFLHAAEAVHGDLGMVQPEDIIICISKSGNSPEIKVLVPLLKRFGNILIGMTSDRNSFLGKESHYIMHAHVDREACPNNLAPTNSTTAQLVLGDALAVALMELRQFKSEDFAIYHPGGALGKKLLLRVADMLDTTHTPQVSPDASIKKVIMEISEKRLGVTAVIDNNKVIGIITDGDIRRMLNANDSFTHLTAQDIMTKNPKNISSDILVSEALSILENNSITQLMVIDNDEYKGVLHLHDILKEGIV
- a CDS encoding ATP-dependent DNA helicase RecQ, whose translation is MKPNEIDLHKELKKYFGFNQFKGLQEQVVNSIIHGNNTFVIMPTGGGKSLCYQLPALVLDGTAIVVSPLIALMKNQVDAIRSLGSELGVAHVLNSSLTKTEINQVKKDILDGVTKMLYVAPESLTKEEYIQFLRDVKISFVAIDEAHCISEWGHDFRPEYRNLRGIIKQLADDIPIIGLTATATPKVQEDILKNLDMSGANVFKASFNRPNLFYEIRPKTKNVEGDIIRFIKQHKGKSGVIYCLSRKKVEDIAQLLQVNGISAVPYHAGLDAKTRAKHQDMFLMEDVDVVVATIAFGMGIDKPDVRYVIHHDIPKSLESYYQETGRAGRDGGEGHCLAYYSYKDIEKLEKFMAGKPVAEQEIGYALLQEVVAYAETSMSRRKYLLHYFGEEFDDENGEGADMDDNVRNPKKKVEAQNEVVLLLKMIRDTKELFKSKEIVFALLGKVNAIIKSQKVDANPLFGKGENHDERFWMALIRQVLVEGLIKKDIESYGVIKVTPKGHGFIEKPYSFMMSEDHEYSENEDENVVTAAKSSGVADEALLKMLIDLRKNVAKKEGVPPYVVFQEFSLEDMALKYPVTIDELSNVQGVGEGKAKKYGKAFIELISRYVDDNDIIRPDDLVVKSTGTNSALKLYIIQSVDKKLGLDDIAKAKGLTMDELLKAMEQIVYSGTKLNISYWIDDILDEDQQEEIHDYFMDSESDKIEEALKEFDGDYDTEELRLMRIKFISEVAN